In a single window of the Pedococcus dokdonensis genome:
- a CDS encoding TIGR03557 family F420-dependent LLM class oxidoreductase produces the protein MTRFGYTLMTEQSGPRELVGYAVDAEAQGFDFAVSSDHYSPWLTEQGHAPYAWTVLGAVAQATQRLELMTYVTCPTIRYEPAVVAQKAATLQLLSEGRFTLGLGSGENLNEHVVGEGWPMVAARQDMLEEAIHIIRELHTGELVTWEGAYFRVDSARIWDCPDGAVPIGVAVSGEKSFERFGPLADHVIAVQPERELIEGFLGSRPDRAPTPRAIGQVPICWDRDAERAKQRAHEQFRWFGGGWAVNADLPTPAGFAGATQFVTPEDVAESIPCGPDLDQVVEAVSAYWEAGFTDIALVQVGDEGQQQFLDEAAGPLLDRLRAAAP, from the coding sequence ATGACCCGATTCGGCTACACCCTCATGACCGAGCAGTCCGGCCCCCGTGAGCTCGTGGGGTATGCCGTGGACGCCGAGGCCCAGGGCTTCGACTTCGCGGTGAGCAGTGACCACTACTCGCCGTGGCTCACCGAACAGGGCCACGCACCATACGCGTGGACGGTGCTCGGAGCGGTCGCGCAGGCGACGCAGCGGCTCGAGCTGATGACCTACGTGACCTGCCCGACGATCCGCTACGAGCCGGCCGTCGTGGCCCAGAAGGCCGCCACGCTCCAGCTGCTGAGCGAGGGCAGGTTCACGCTCGGGCTCGGCAGTGGCGAGAACCTCAACGAGCACGTCGTCGGCGAGGGCTGGCCCATGGTCGCCGCTCGTCAGGACATGCTCGAGGAGGCGATCCACATCATCCGTGAGCTGCACACCGGCGAGCTCGTCACCTGGGAGGGCGCCTACTTCAGGGTCGACTCGGCGCGCATCTGGGACTGCCCCGACGGCGCGGTGCCGATCGGCGTGGCGGTCTCGGGGGAGAAGTCCTTCGAGCGGTTCGGGCCGCTGGCCGACCACGTCATCGCCGTGCAGCCGGAGCGGGAGCTCATCGAGGGCTTCCTCGGCTCCCGCCCGGACCGGGCTCCCACGCCGCGCGCGATCGGGCAGGTCCCGATCTGCTGGGACCGTGACGCCGAGCGCGCCAAGCAGCGGGCGCACGAGCAGTTCCGCTGGTTCGGCGGGGGCTGGGCGGTCAACGCCGACCTGCCGACGCCTGCCGGGTTCGCCGGGGCCACGCAGTTCGTCACCCCCGAGGACGTCGCCGAGTCGATCCCCTGCGGGCCGGACCTCGACCAGGTCGTCGAGGCGGTCTCGGCGTACTGGGAGGCAGGGTTCACCGACATCGCCCTCGTGCAGGTCGGCGACGAAGGGCAGCAGCAGTTCCTCGACGAGGCGGCCGGACCGCTGCTCGACAGGCTGCGCGCCGCCGCTCCCTGA
- a CDS encoding M4 family metallopeptidase — protein MIRLSTGAALGVAVAAAVATPLSAAAAPQSAPTQAQTSVTAAQSRADQDHAALGLSKDEKLVVRNVVTDADGTQHVRYNRTFKGLRVVGGDLVVEKSKAGATKDVIYNASGKVAVASTTPTVTRTKALSEGKSAGRKTEAPSGELVVWAGGAKPVLAYDVLVKSVRADQVPSRLHTIVDAKSGATLTSYDEVQTGTGDGIFYNATLETKAHTGGGYELTDTHGNNTRDAHNQGDPNTGVGPAGDLFLDSDDVWGNGAVSDRASAAVDAHYGATTTFNYYKNVLGRNGIWNDGRGAPSRVHFANAMENAFWDGTQMSYGDGAGNAAPLTEIDVAGHEMSHGVTENTAGLVYSGDAGGLNEATSDIFGTAVEFYANNPSDPGDYLIGEEIDINGNGTPLRYMDKPSKDGLSKDCWSSTLGNLNPHYSSGPLNHWFYLASEGSGAKTINGVSYNSPVCGSAPAVTGAGRANIEKVWYRTLSTKLTSNSNYAAARNGAINSAIELYGASSQTCKSVEAAFTAIAVPAGSATCGGTTPPPTGGNLLLNPGFESGAVSWTGTAGPITNNTGRPARTGSWKAWLGGNGSTSTETVQQSVAIPSTVTAATLSFWLRTDTAESGSTAYDTMKVQVVNGSTTTTLATYSNVGTNATYTQKSFNVTAYKGKTITVKFLMNEDSSLQTSFVVDDTALATS, from the coding sequence GTGATCCGACTGTCTACCGGCGCCGCCCTGGGCGTCGCAGTCGCAGCGGCTGTGGCCACACCACTGTCCGCAGCAGCCGCACCACAGTCCGCGCCCACCCAGGCGCAGACCAGCGTCACGGCAGCGCAGTCGCGCGCCGACCAGGACCACGCGGCCCTCGGCCTGTCGAAGGACGAGAAGCTGGTCGTGCGCAACGTCGTCACCGACGCTGACGGCACCCAGCACGTCCGGTACAACCGCACCTTCAAGGGCCTGCGGGTCGTCGGCGGCGACCTGGTCGTCGAAAAGTCCAAGGCCGGCGCGACCAAGGACGTCATCTACAACGCCTCGGGCAAGGTGGCTGTCGCCTCGACCACTCCCACCGTGACGCGCACCAAGGCGCTGTCCGAGGGCAAGTCGGCAGGGCGCAAGACCGAGGCGCCGTCCGGCGAGCTCGTCGTCTGGGCCGGCGGTGCCAAGCCCGTGCTGGCCTACGACGTCCTGGTCAAGAGCGTGCGGGCCGACCAGGTCCCCTCGCGGCTGCACACGATCGTCGACGCCAAGTCGGGTGCGACGCTGACCAGCTACGACGAGGTGCAGACCGGCACCGGCGACGGGATCTTCTACAACGCGACGCTCGAGACCAAGGCCCACACCGGCGGCGGCTACGAGCTGACCGACACCCACGGCAACAACACCCGCGACGCGCACAACCAGGGCGACCCGAACACCGGCGTCGGGCCGGCGGGTGACCTGTTCCTCGACTCCGACGACGTCTGGGGCAACGGGGCGGTCTCGGACCGCGCGTCGGCTGCGGTGGACGCCCACTACGGCGCGACGACCACGTTCAACTACTACAAGAACGTGTTGGGACGCAACGGAATCTGGAACGACGGCCGTGGCGCGCCGTCGCGCGTGCACTTCGCCAACGCCATGGAGAACGCCTTCTGGGACGGCACGCAGATGTCCTACGGTGACGGGGCGGGCAACGCCGCACCGTTGACCGAGATCGACGTGGCCGGCCACGAGATGTCGCACGGCGTCACGGAGAACACTGCCGGCCTGGTCTACAGCGGCGACGCCGGCGGCCTGAACGAGGCGACGTCCGACATCTTCGGCACCGCCGTCGAGTTCTACGCGAACAACCCGAGCGACCCGGGCGACTACCTCATCGGTGAGGAGATCGACATCAACGGCAACGGCACGCCGTTGCGCTACATGGACAAGCCCAGCAAGGACGGTCTCTCGAAGGACTGCTGGTCGTCCACGCTCGGCAACCTCAACCCCCACTACTCCTCGGGCCCGCTCAACCACTGGTTCTACCTGGCCTCCGAGGGCAGCGGCGCCAAGACCATCAACGGCGTCAGCTACAACAGCCCGGTGTGCGGCAGCGCCCCCGCGGTGACCGGCGCGGGTCGCGCCAACATCGAGAAGGTCTGGTACCGCACGCTGTCCACCAAGCTCACCAGCAACAGCAACTACGCCGCTGCTCGCAACGGTGCGATCAACTCGGCGATCGAGCTCTACGGCGCGAGCAGCCAGACCTGCAAGTCGGTCGAGGCCGCGTTCACGGCCATCGCCGTCCCGGCGGGCTCCGCGACCTGTGGCGGGACGACCCCGCCGCCCACCGGTGGCAACCTGCTGCTCAACCCGGGCTTCGAGTCGGGCGCGGTGAGCTGGACCGGCACGGCCGGCCCGATCACCAACAACACCGGCCGTCCGGCGCGCACCGGCAGCTGGAAGGCCTGGCTCGGTGGGAACGGCTCGACCTCGACCGAGACGGTGCAGCAGAGCGTCGCGATCCCCTCGACCGTCACGGCCGCGACCCTGTCGTTCTGGCTCCGCACCGACACCGCGGAGTCCGGCAGCACGGCCTACGACACGATGAAGGTGCAGGTGGTCAACGGCTCCACGACCACCACGCTCGCCACGTACTCCAACGTGGGCACCAACGCGACGTACACGCAGAAGTCGTTCAACGTCACGGCCTACAAGGGCAAGACGATCACGGTGAAGTTCCTCATGAACGAGGACTCCTCGCTGCAGACGTCGTTCGTCGTCGACGACACGGCACTGGCCACCAGCTAG
- a CDS encoding DUF3048 domain-containing protein, translating into MPRHAALPVVAALTVAALGLAACSGDKPAAAPTSTTPTTTTAATTTPAPTPSGPVPLTGGPVLAVKIDNTPAARPRIGLDRADVVYVEPVEGGLTRLLAVFSRTQAPEVGPVRSGRESDVDLVANYGKVALAFSGSSSYTKRILDRGKQVNLSFDQNSRGYHRDRSRPAPYNVIGNPKQLLARAGGSVEPADIGFRYGDAPAGGKAATSVAARWPSSRVSLAWSAKRKAYLITTDGRAEVSPGGKQYTAGTVVVQYVATHQSGNRDKNGQPTPVVDVVGKGKAVVLRDGKVWTGAWSRKGVTAPTAFTVGGEPLTFDPEGAVWVLLVAPGQSVTVR; encoded by the coding sequence GTGCCCCGCCACGCAGCCCTGCCCGTCGTCGCCGCCCTGACGGTCGCCGCCCTCGGCCTCGCCGCCTGCTCCGGCGACAAGCCGGCCGCGGCGCCCACGAGCACCACGCCGACGACGACGACCGCCGCCACGACCACCCCCGCGCCGACGCCCAGCGGCCCGGTCCCCTTGACGGGTGGCCCGGTGCTCGCAGTGAAGATCGACAACACCCCGGCCGCCCGACCGCGGATCGGACTCGACCGGGCCGACGTCGTCTACGTCGAGCCGGTCGAGGGTGGGCTCACCCGGCTCCTCGCAGTGTTCAGCCGCACCCAGGCCCCCGAGGTCGGTCCGGTGCGCAGCGGGCGGGAGTCCGACGTCGACCTGGTGGCCAACTACGGCAAGGTCGCGCTGGCCTTCTCCGGGTCGTCCAGCTACACGAAGCGGATCCTCGACCGCGGCAAGCAGGTCAACCTCAGCTTCGACCAGAACTCCCGGGGCTACCACCGCGACCGCTCCAGGCCGGCGCCCTACAACGTGATCGGCAACCCCAAGCAGCTCCTCGCCCGCGCGGGCGGCAGTGTCGAGCCGGCCGACATCGGCTTCCGCTACGGCGACGCCCCTGCGGGTGGCAAGGCCGCCACCTCCGTCGCCGCCCGCTGGCCCTCGTCGCGGGTCTCGCTGGCCTGGAGCGCCAAGCGGAAGGCCTACCTGATCACCACCGACGGTCGCGCGGAGGTGAGCCCGGGCGGCAAGCAGTACACCGCCGGCACCGTCGTGGTGCAGTACGTCGCCACCCACCAGTCCGGGAACCGGGACAAGAACGGCCAGCCCACCCCCGTCGTCGACGTCGTCGGCAAGGGCAAGGCCGTCGTCCTCCGCGACGGCAAGGTCTGGACCGGTGCGTGGTCACGCAAGGGCGTCACCGCGCCGACCGCGTTCACGGTGGGCGGCGAGCCGCTGACCTTCGACCCCGAGGGCGCGGTCTGGGTCCTGCTCGTCGCACCCGGACAGTCCGTCACCGTCCGCTGA
- a CDS encoding cell division protein PerM — translation MTVMELLRAGTSSTGDGPGSAVHPRALVAGALAALGSAMVYVLPALLVWVAASESTVSWTSSLGVGAGLWLLAGGAHLVLGATQVTVVPLLGFAVSVGVGAWAATRAAREAADARTIRLARDLLHRPLAAALLAWGAGYAAGALLWVLVAFLAGPHPVVWTLVLPVLVVPVLAVLLALARLVRGRPELAGPALRRPGWLPEAVRRALRPGIEGAGLLVALGTATCLVLLVVRFGEVRHLQAELAPGVVGGAALILAQLAVLPNLALWAVSFGAGTGFSAVDGASATWTGSRTSLMPMVPAFGALPQPGAFPGWLPLVVLLPVAVGAFVGWRSLRAVARLSTERTKLTVAGTAVVLAAGGVGLLDVLGGGSLGTARLADIGAPAGAMTLALLVELTLGAGLVLLWDRWKLRR, via the coding sequence ATGACTGTGATGGAGCTGCTGAGGGCGGGGACCTCGTCGACCGGCGACGGGCCCGGCTCTGCCGTGCACCCCCGGGCCCTGGTGGCAGGGGCGCTGGCGGCGCTCGGGTCGGCGATGGTCTACGTCCTGCCGGCCCTCCTCGTGTGGGTCGCCGCCTCCGAGAGCACGGTCTCCTGGACCAGCTCGCTGGGGGTCGGGGCCGGGCTCTGGCTGCTCGCCGGAGGTGCCCACCTGGTGCTCGGTGCGACGCAGGTGACCGTCGTCCCCCTGCTCGGGTTCGCCGTCAGCGTGGGCGTCGGCGCGTGGGCGGCCACCCGGGCGGCGCGCGAGGCCGCCGACGCGCGCACCATCCGCCTCGCACGCGACCTGCTGCACCGTCCGCTCGCCGCCGCGCTGCTCGCCTGGGGCGCCGGGTATGCCGCGGGCGCCCTTCTCTGGGTGCTCGTCGCCTTCCTGGCCGGTCCCCACCCGGTGGTGTGGACCCTGGTCCTGCCCGTGCTGGTCGTGCCGGTGCTCGCCGTCCTGCTCGCGCTGGCGCGGCTGGTCCGCGGTCGGCCCGAGCTCGCCGGGCCCGCGCTGCGCCGCCCGGGCTGGCTGCCCGAGGCGGTCCGCCGAGCCCTGCGGCCGGGGATCGAAGGCGCTGGGCTGCTGGTCGCACTCGGCACGGCGACCTGTCTGGTGCTGCTGGTGGTCCGCTTCGGAGAGGTCCGGCACCTGCAGGCCGAGCTCGCGCCGGGGGTCGTCGGGGGAGCGGCACTGATCCTGGCCCAGCTCGCCGTCCTGCCCAACCTCGCACTGTGGGCGGTCTCGTTCGGCGCCGGCACCGGCTTCTCCGCGGTCGACGGCGCGTCGGCGACCTGGACCGGCAGCCGCACCTCGCTGATGCCGATGGTCCCGGCGTTCGGGGCGCTGCCGCAGCCCGGGGCCTTCCCGGGGTGGCTGCCGCTGGTCGTGCTGCTGCCGGTGGCCGTGGGCGCCTTCGTCGGCTGGCGGTCGCTGCGGGCCGTGGCCAGGCTCTCGACCGAACGCACCAAGCTGACCGTCGCCGGCACCGCCGTCGTCCTCGCGGCCGGGGGCGTCGGGCTGCTCGACGTGCTCGGCGGCGGTTCGCTGGGCACCGCCCGGCTCGCCGACATCGGGGCGCCGGCCGGGGCGATGACGCTGGCCCTGCTGGTCGAGCTCACTCTGGGCGCCGGCCTGGTGCTCCTCTGGGACCGCTGGAAGCTCCGCCGCTGA
- the sucC gene encoding ADP-forming succinate--CoA ligase subunit beta, with protein MDLFEYQARDMFEAHGVPVLAGATATTPEAARAAAEEIGPKSGGVTVVKAQVKTGGRGKAGGVKVARSADEAQQHAEAILGMDIKGHTVGTVMIAQGAQIAEEYYFSVLLDRANRTYLAMCSKEGGMEIEQLAVERPEALARIAVDPNTGIDEAKAQEIVSAAGFDDETGAKIVPVLQKLWEVYRDEDATLVEVNPLVKTEAGDIVALDGKVTLDENAGFRHPDHEALEDKAAADPLEAAAKEKDLNYVKLDGSVGIIGNGAGLVMSTLDVVAYAGEEFPGQPKPANFLDIGGGASAEVMSNGLHIILGDEQVKSVFVNVFGGITACDAVANGIVGALNNLGDEATKPLVVRLDGNNVEEGRRILAEANHPLVTIEETMDGAARRAAELASAATPSPTN; from the coding sequence GTGGATCTGTTCGAATACCAGGCCCGAGACATGTTCGAGGCGCACGGCGTGCCGGTGCTCGCCGGTGCCACCGCCACCACCCCCGAGGCGGCCCGCGCGGCCGCCGAGGAGATCGGCCCCAAGAGCGGCGGCGTGACCGTCGTGAAGGCCCAGGTCAAGACCGGTGGTCGCGGCAAGGCCGGCGGCGTCAAGGTCGCCAGGTCGGCCGACGAGGCCCAGCAGCACGCCGAGGCGATCCTCGGCATGGACATCAAGGGCCACACCGTCGGCACCGTGATGATCGCGCAGGGCGCGCAGATCGCCGAGGAGTACTACTTCTCCGTGCTGCTCGACCGCGCCAACCGCACCTACCTCGCGATGTGCAGCAAGGAGGGCGGGATGGAGATCGAGCAGCTCGCCGTCGAGCGCCCCGAGGCCCTCGCCCGCATCGCGGTCGACCCCAACACCGGGATCGACGAGGCCAAGGCGCAGGAGATCGTGTCGGCGGCCGGCTTCGACGACGAGACCGGCGCCAAGATCGTCCCCGTGCTCCAGAAGCTGTGGGAGGTCTACCGCGACGAGGACGCGACGCTGGTCGAGGTCAACCCGCTGGTCAAGACCGAGGCCGGCGACATCGTCGCCCTCGACGGCAAGGTGACCCTCGACGAGAACGCCGGGTTCCGCCACCCCGACCACGAGGCCCTCGAGGACAAGGCCGCCGCCGACCCGCTCGAGGCCGCCGCCAAGGAGAAGGACCTCAACTACGTCAAGCTCGACGGCTCCGTCGGCATCATCGGCAACGGAGCCGGGCTGGTCATGTCCACCCTCGACGTCGTCGCCTACGCCGGAGAGGAGTTCCCGGGCCAGCCGAAGCCGGCGAACTTCCTCGACATCGGTGGCGGTGCCTCGGCCGAGGTCATGAGCAACGGGCTGCACATCATCCTCGGCGACGAGCAGGTGAAGTCGGTCTTCGTCAACGTCTTCGGCGGCATCACCGCCTGTGACGCGGTGGCCAACGGCATCGTCGGCGCCCTGAACAACCTGGGCGACGAGGCCACCAAGCCGCTCGTCGTCCGCCTCGACGGCAACAACGTGGAGGAGGGCCGGCGCATCCTCGCCGAGGCCAACCACCCGCTGGTGACCATCGAAGAGACCATGGACGGCGCGGCCCGCAGGGCCGCCGAGCTGGCTTCGGCCGCGACGCCGAGCCCGACGAACTGA
- the purN gene encoding phosphoribosylglycinamide formyltransferase, whose product MTAPEPTGIVVLVSGSGTNLQALIDASADPAYGVRILAVGGDRAGIAGLHRAGAAGITVFVCRVEDYDTRAEWDAALAARIADHQPALVVSAGFMKLLGPEVLGRWTVLNTHPALLPAFPGAHAVRDALAAGATQTGCTVHVVDAGVDTGPVLAQATVDVEPDDTEATLHERIKAVEHPLLVEIVGRAAREGITVSDGKATIP is encoded by the coding sequence GTGACTGCCCCCGAGCCGACCGGGATCGTCGTGCTCGTCTCCGGATCGGGCACCAACCTCCAGGCCCTCATCGACGCCAGCGCCGACCCCGCCTACGGCGTGCGGATCCTGGCTGTCGGCGGCGACCGGGCCGGCATCGCCGGGCTGCACCGCGCGGGGGCGGCCGGCATCACGGTCTTCGTCTGCCGGGTGGAGGACTACGACACGCGCGCCGAGTGGGATGCCGCGCTCGCGGCGCGGATCGCCGACCACCAGCCGGCGCTGGTGGTGTCGGCCGGGTTCATGAAGCTGCTGGGCCCCGAGGTCCTCGGCCGCTGGACCGTGCTCAACACCCACCCGGCGCTGCTGCCGGCGTTCCCTGGCGCCCACGCGGTGCGCGACGCGCTGGCCGCCGGCGCCACGCAGACCGGGTGCACGGTGCACGTCGTCGACGCCGGGGTCGACACCGGCCCGGTCCTCGCCCAGGCCACCGTGGACGTCGAGCCCGACGACACCGAGGCCACGCTCCATGAGCGCATCAAGGCCGTCGAGCACCCGCTGCTCGTCGAGATCGTGGGCCGGGCGGCCCGCGAAGGAATCACCGTTTCCGATGGGAAGGCCACCATTCCGTGA
- the sucD gene encoding succinate--CoA ligase subunit alpha, with the protein MAIFLDENSKVIVQGMTGSEGMKHTQRMLASGTAIVGGVNPRKAGTMVDFDGGVSVPVYGTVAEAVEATGANVSVIFVPPAFAKSAVVEAIDAQIPLAVVITEGIAVKDSAEFYNYSKGKATRIVGPNCPGLISPGKSNAGIIPANIAGAGRIGLVSKSGTLTYQMMYELREFGFSSAVGIGGDPIIGTTHIDCLEAFEKDPETDAIVMIGEIGGDAEERAAAYIKEHVTKPVVGYVAGFTAPEGKTMGHAGAIVSGSAGTAAAKQEALEAAGVKVGKTPSATADLMREIMQGLQK; encoded by the coding sequence ATGGCAATCTTTCTCGACGAGAACTCCAAGGTCATCGTCCAGGGCATGACCGGCTCCGAGGGCATGAAGCACACCCAGCGCATGCTCGCGTCCGGGACCGCCATCGTCGGTGGCGTCAACCCGCGCAAGGCGGGCACGATGGTCGACTTCGACGGCGGCGTCTCGGTGCCGGTCTACGGCACGGTCGCCGAGGCCGTCGAGGCGACCGGCGCCAACGTGTCGGTCATCTTCGTGCCGCCGGCCTTCGCGAAGTCCGCCGTGGTCGAGGCGATCGACGCGCAGATCCCGCTCGCGGTCGTCATCACCGAGGGCATCGCGGTCAAGGACTCCGCGGAGTTCTACAACTACAGCAAGGGCAAGGCGACCCGCATCGTCGGCCCGAACTGCCCCGGCCTGATCAGCCCCGGCAAGTCCAACGCCGGCATCATCCCGGCGAACATCGCGGGCGCCGGCCGGATCGGCCTGGTCTCCAAGTCGGGCACGCTGACCTACCAGATGATGTACGAGCTGCGGGAGTTCGGCTTCTCCTCCGCAGTCGGCATCGGCGGTGACCCGATCATCGGCACCACCCACATCGACTGCCTCGAGGCGTTCGAGAAGGACCCGGAGACCGACGCGATCGTGATGATCGGCGAGATCGGCGGCGACGCCGAGGAGCGGGCCGCGGCCTACATCAAGGAGCACGTGACCAAGCCGGTGGTCGGCTACGTCGCCGGTTTCACCGCCCCCGAGGGCAAGACGATGGGCCACGCGGGCGCCATCGTGTCCGGCTCCGCGGGCACCGCTGCCGCCAAGCAGGAAGCCCTCGAGGCCGCCGGCGTCAAGGTCGGCAAGACGCCGTCCGCGACCGCCGACCTGATGCGCGAGATCATGCAGGGCCTGCAGAAGTAG
- a CDS encoding threonine dehydratase: protein MSFTHAELDAATEVVRRHFPATPQIAWPLLGEHVGATVWVKHENATPTGAFKVRGGLVYADRASRERPAVQGFVSATRGNHGQSLAYAGRRAGLRVVIVVPEGNSPDKNAAMQGFGAQLVVHGRDYQEAREHAMGLEDELGLEAVPPFHPDLVVGVATYARELFDAAGPLDTVYVPVGMGSGICGVIGVRDLLGLDTEIVGVVSEQAPATALSFAAGEVVTTPAAATFVDGVACRAPVPDAVAEIVRGAARVLAVSEDATAEAMRVLLRTTHQLPEPSGAIALAGLLSERDRQVGRRVAVVQSGGNCDADILGTVLAGQTPTP, encoded by the coding sequence ATGTCCTTCACGCACGCCGAGCTCGACGCGGCGACCGAGGTCGTGCGCCGCCACTTCCCGGCCACGCCGCAGATCGCGTGGCCCCTGCTGGGTGAGCACGTGGGCGCAACGGTGTGGGTGAAGCACGAGAACGCGACTCCCACAGGCGCTTTCAAGGTGCGCGGCGGCCTGGTCTACGCCGACCGTGCCAGTCGTGAGCGGCCCGCCGTGCAGGGTTTCGTCTCGGCCACGCGCGGCAACCACGGGCAGTCCCTCGCGTATGCCGGGAGGAGGGCCGGGCTGCGCGTCGTCATCGTGGTGCCGGAGGGCAACAGCCCGGACAAGAACGCCGCGATGCAGGGGTTCGGCGCCCAGCTGGTGGTGCACGGCCGCGACTACCAGGAGGCCCGGGAGCACGCGATGGGGCTCGAGGACGAGCTCGGGCTCGAGGCCGTGCCGCCGTTCCACCCCGACCTCGTCGTGGGTGTCGCGACCTACGCGCGCGAGCTGTTCGACGCGGCGGGACCGCTCGACACCGTCTACGTGCCCGTCGGCATGGGATCGGGGATCTGCGGGGTCATCGGCGTGCGGGACCTGCTGGGCCTCGACACCGAGATCGTCGGCGTGGTCTCCGAACAGGCTCCCGCCACGGCGCTGTCGTTCGCCGCCGGCGAGGTGGTCACCACCCCGGCAGCCGCGACCTTCGTCGACGGAGTGGCGTGCCGCGCCCCGGTGCCGGACGCGGTCGCCGAGATCGTCCGGGGCGCCGCGCGGGTGCTCGCCGTGTCGGAGGACGCGACGGCCGAGGCGATGCGCGTGCTGCTGCGCACGACCCACCAGCTGCCCGAGCCGTCCGGGGCGATCGCCCTCGCGGGGCTGCTCTCCGAGCGGGACCGCCAGGTCGGCCGCAGGGTCGCGGTGGTGCAGAGCGGCGGCAACTGCGACGCCGACATCCTCGGCACGGTCCTGGCAGGACAGACCCCGACGCCCTGA
- a CDS encoding RNA polymerase sigma factor produces the protein MGAQPAEAEFDAFYRDTSRRVVHLVYAFTGDLTVAQDATQEAYAKAWQQWSTVRTHDDPLAWVRTVARRVAISGWRKKTTQDRAYERHGAHDTTGPPTEDRVAVVAAMRTLPQPVREAVAMHYIGDLSIEQIAHETNTPAGTIKARLHRGRAQLAQALAHEENHHG, from the coding sequence ATGGGCGCGCAGCCCGCCGAGGCGGAGTTCGACGCGTTCTACCGCGACACCTCCCGGCGAGTCGTGCACCTGGTCTACGCGTTCACCGGCGACCTCACCGTGGCCCAGGACGCCACGCAGGAGGCGTACGCCAAGGCGTGGCAGCAGTGGTCCACCGTCCGCACCCACGACGACCCGCTCGCGTGGGTGCGCACCGTCGCCCGCCGGGTGGCGATCTCGGGGTGGCGCAAGAAGACCACCCAGGACCGCGCCTACGAGCGGCACGGCGCGCACGACACGACCGGCCCGCCGACCGAGGACCGGGTGGCGGTGGTCGCCGCGATGCGGACCCTGCCCCAGCCGGTCCGCGAGGCCGTGGCCATGCACTACATCGGCGACCTGAGCATCGAGCAGATCGCCCACGAGACCAACACCCCCGCAGGCACCATCAAGGCGCGCCTGCACCGGGGCCGCGCGCAGCTCGCGCAGGCCCTCGCGCACGAGGAGAACCACCATGGCTGA